A genomic region of Caenorhabditis elegans chromosome V contains the following coding sequences:
- the T28A11.20 gene encoding Peptidase_M13_N domain-containing protein (Partially confirmed by transcript evidence) — translation MKVIWLSVIFWATVSTADFEQNSTLNPCDDFYDYVCQQTSRTITNLTFTGLYEELEVQQPNETFFNNGTYTSLENLVNLSNLTQWCVEMEVLSLGYYNYIADGLNSSEKLKEVMKRLDGLNSTNVNIFYNALHANVEILNQMNIPVVEENQFLHNISETLKIRIRAELESSSISDKAKTHIKKSIETSKQFYAFYDHNDVKVFETAKLTYETEYYRLKSLLSPEDIQRKVSESILRIGATTASMEYLMSMIPGFDVNFLFHAIIASPENDAFQYNGGNHLLTVITRNDLTQQEKTMADTYFITTHEIMHLIYPVANSYINESVWSGALECTLRDVKMLGETDAVKPVDGWYNADIGYEDLINVMAMRVLMKMAAEKSVNEQQLKEALETVIGGLCKHTGRKNELIPDHHPLEISRNAAVRQYPLFNSLYGCKAGDRMFAKPNEYCKPLGDPINVEDFLIKNETRKDAGGFFKDVLNTAERFNFTYGL, via the exons ATGAAAGTTATTTGGCTATCAGTTATTTTTTGGGCGACGGTTTCCACGGCGGATTTTGAACAG AATTCGACTTTGAACCCTTGTGATGACTTCTACGATTATGTCTGCCAACAAACCTCCCGGACAATTACAAATCTTACATTTACCGGTTTGTACGAAGAGCTGGAAGTACAG cAACCcaacgaaacatttttcaacaatggAACATACACTTCACTCGAAAATCTTGTAAACTTATCAAATCTAACACAGTGGTGTGTTGAAATGGAAGTGCTGTCCCTAGGTTACTACAACTACATTGCTGATGGACTGAAtagctctgaaaaattgaaagaagtcATGAAACGGCTTGATGGCTTGAACTCAACG aaTGTCAATATATTTTACAACGCTCTTCATGCAAACGTTGAAATCCTAAACCAGATGAACATTCCTGTCGTCgaggaaaatcaatttctccataacatttctgaaactttgaagATACGGATCAGAGCTGAACTAGAGAGCAGTTCGATATCAGACAAGGCAAAAACGCATATCAAAAAGAGCATTGAAACGTCGAAACAATTTTATGCATTCTACGATCACAACGATGTGAAGGTCTTTGAAACGGCAAAGTTGACATATGAAACTGAATACTATCGATTGAAAAGCTTGTTATCCCCTGA AGACATCCAAAGGAAAGTAAGTGAGTCAATTCTCCGAATCGGAGCAACAACTGCCTCGATGGAATATTTGATGAGTATGATCCCGGGATTCGATGTAAACTTCTTGTTTCATGCAATTATTGCGAGTCCGGAGAATGACGCATTTCAGTATAATGGTGGAAATCACCTTCTCACAGTAATTACTAGGAATGATCTTACTCAACAAGAAAAGACG ATGGCCGATACATACTTCATTACCACACACGAAATTATGCATTTAATTTATCCAGTTGCCAATAGTTATATAAACGAAAGTGTATGGTCCGGTGCTCTCGAATGTACCCTTCGTGATGTTAAAATGTTAGGAGAGACTGATGCAGTG AAACCCGTGGATGGATGGTATAATGCAGATATTGGCTACGAAGATCTGATCAATGTAATGGCGATGAGAGTTCTTATGAAAATGGCAGCGGAGAAGTCAGTCAATGAGCAgcag ctgaaagaAGCCCTGGAAACTGTAATCGGAGGTCTTTGCAAGCACACTGGTAGGAAAAACGAGTTGATCCCCGACCATCATCCGTTGGAAATTTCTCGAAATGCGGCAGTACGTCAATATCCGTTATTCAACTCATTGTATGGATGTAAGGCGGGAGATCGTATGTTTGCAAAACCA AATGAGTATTGCAAACCACTAGGGGATCCCATCAACGTTGAGgattttctgatcaaaaacGAAACACGGAAAGATGCCGGTGGATTCTTTAAGGACGTTCTAAACACGGCAGAGCGTTTTAATTTTACCTATGGcctgtaa
- the T28A11.18 gene encoding T20D4.11-like domain-containing protein (Confirmed by transcript evidence) translates to MIGFLKLAIIGTVFLGVVHQAVSTAAQDAGCTDEESLRTHSCDLVLADFLENPGNLDVKNKKRLKEYKDDCHNVLSCYNKIKCLGTNGEKIPAVKYIGKHCRATDYVHDDFAKCSDKLNAKKSTCFDDWDPIPNNVTTEKVPKKFDQLMSESCKTCFGKDNCMMKEIKETCGQQEWDLFRVHFIIIAGGFFDKCDFSRLD, encoded by the exons atgataGGATTCCTCAAACTTGCCATTATTGGCACTGTGTTTTTGGGTGTTGTTCATCAAGCAGTTTCTACGGCAGCACAAGACGCCGGCTGTACTGATGAAGAATCACTTAGGACACATTCTTGTGACCTg gTTCTGGCCGATTTCCTCGAAAATCCTGGCAACCTCGACGTGAAGAACAAAAAGAGGTTAAAGGAATACAAGGATGATTGCCATAACGTACTCAGTTGCTACaacaaaatcaaatgtttgggaacaaatggggaaaaaattccagcgGTTAAGTATATTGGAAAGCATTGCAGAGCTACGGATTACGTACACGATGATTTTGCCAAGTGTAGTGACAAATTGAATGCAAAGAAATCAACATGTTTCGATGACTGGGACCCAATTCCAAACAACGTCACTACTGAAAAagtcccaaaaaaatttgaccagTTGATGAGTGAGTCTTGTAAAACATGTTTTGGAAAAGACAACTGCATGATGAAGGAAATTAAAGAAACATGTGGCCAACAAGAGTGGGACTTATTCCGTGTG catttcatAATTATCGCTGGTGGATTTTTCGACAAGTGTGACTTCAGCAGGCTGGATTAA
- the T28A11.19 gene encoding T20D4.11-like domain-containing protein (Confirmed by transcript evidence) produces MRGFLKFAILAAVLLALAYGDDEDEEASELERRRIRNCPEVTFKRMTGCVWEFGRFLKKVLFLDLEQRTLDRFRKSCLSMAECFDLIECKETGKFSRGKRIKDSCDVMNYLSKDFVPCLKRLERLDPAPTCFNKWKPFSDLNEVGPDTTPEEMEELCKNMLGKDNCMKDLVSRTCGGVMSQELVDRFEATSVFKQCDAD; encoded by the exons ATGAGGGGATTTCTTAAATTTGCTATACTCGCAGCAGTCCTCCTTGCACTCGCTTATGGAGATGACGAAGACGAGGAAGCGAGTGAGTTAGAGAGAAGAAGAATTAGAAACTGTCCAGAAGTCACTTTTAAAAGAATGACCGGTTGCGTTTGG GAgtttggaagatttttgaaaaaagtactttttctGGATTTGGAGCAGAGGACTCTGGATAGATTTAGAAAATCGTGCCTTTCAATGGCTGAATGTTTTGATCTTATTGAGTGTAAAGAAACtggcaaattttcaagagGCAAAAGAATCAAGGACTCTTGTGACGTCATGAACTACTTATCCAAAGATTTTGTGCCCTGTCTTAAAAGACTGGAAAGATTAGATCCGGCACCAACGTGTTTCAACAAATGGAAACCATTTTCTGATTTGAATGAAGTTGGACCTGACACAACCCCAGAGGAAATGGAGGAACTGTGTAAAAATATGTTGGGAAAAGACAATTGCATGAAGGACCTAGTCAGCAGAACTTGTGGAGGAGTCATGTCGCAAGAGTTGGTTGAT cGTTTCGAAGCTAcatcagttttcaaacaatgCGACGCCGATTAA
- the T28A11.4 gene encoding Cold-shock protein (Confirmed by transcript evidence) encodes MNRFILAAFLLVAIFAVSEAAVAKKKVKEGESLVIDSFENGQGIVRTVAAGEQTFHFNGPEKGAFLDSDWKEVDPSNYQMGSSHQKIHQG; translated from the exons atgaaccGATTCATTCTTGCTGCTTTCCTTCTGGTTGCCATATTTGCGGTGTCTGAGGCTGCAGTTGCTAAGAAGAAAGTTAAG gAAGGAGAGTCGCTTGTCATCGACTCTTTCGAGAATGGCCAAGGAATCGTGAGAACTGTTGCCGCTGGAGAACAGACTTTCCACTTCAACGGACCTGAGAAGGGTGCATTCCTTGATTCGGACTGGAAAGAGGTTGACCCATCCAACTATCAAATGGGTTCttctcatcaaaaaattcaccaaGGCTGA